The DNA segment TTAGTTTTTTAAGGTTTTCTCCTCAAAGTTAATGTTTATTTTCAGATAATCATGAGGATAGTCCTGTCTTGTCAGCTCCCTGCCTGACTGGCATTAAACCTTTTTGCTTCTCTTTGATCTAAAACTAAAAGAATACTCAGTTTTGTTATATTTTTAAACCTACTAAATACGACAATCATGAAATACTATCTGATAATCGCCACCGCCCTGCTGGTCTCATTTACCGCACAGGCCCAAACCAGGGCTCTTCAGGGCAAACTGACCGCATATAACTCCTTCCCGGTAATGAACGTGGAGGTTAGCTCCAAAAAGGCAAAAGCCACGACCATGTCCGACTCCCTGGGGAACTTTTCGATCGTGTGCCAGGAGAAAGATGTGATCATGATCAAACCCAAAGGCTTCCAGCCGGTGAATGAAAAAGTGAGCGCTGATACCGATACCCTGAAAATCAACCTGATATTTATCGATACAAAAAAGAACCGTGAACTGGCGGTAAATTCCGGATATATGACCGAGACC comes from the Bacteroidales bacterium genome and includes:
- a CDS encoding TonB-dependent receptor plug domain-containing protein encodes the protein MKYYLIIATALLVSFTAQAQTRALQGKLTAYNSFPVMNVEVSSKKAKATTMSDSLGNFSIVCQEKDVIMIKPKGFQPVNEKVSADTDTLKINLIFIDTKKNRELAVNSGYMTETNLNYAVANLQEENNDYCKYSDILSLLRALGSGITVSNGGVITIRGGNTSFSGMDQALIVVDGQPTTSIDWIQPCNVRSVNVLKGSDAAIYGSRAGNGVVVITTRN